The sequence CAACCAACTGGATCGATCGTGCGGTGATAGCCGATGCCGGATGGGGCGCTTGTGACAAGGCCATTTCCCATCTCGGGGCGTTCCGGTTCACCGACGCAGACGGCGAGCCGTTGAACGGCTCCAACACCTATACGATCACCTTTGACATGAGCAACTTGCCACCGGTCACCGAATTCTGGTCGATTCCCATCTACAACGCGCAGGGCTATTTTGTGGCCAACGAGATTGACCGGTACGAGATCAACAGCTATATGCTGGAGCATGGCGATCTGGTGGTGGAGGACGGCAAGTTGGTGATCTATGTACAGCATAGCAAGCCCGAAGACCCGGACCAAGCCAAAAACTGGCTGCCCGCACCGGAAGGCGACTTCCGTTTCACAGCCAGGTTCTACGGTCCCTATCAGGCGGTAGTGGATGGCAGCTACGAAATGCCTGTTCCCGTGAACACGGGGCCTGCCAAATAGAACTTGCTAAAGGTGTAGCCTATTGGCTACAATGGCCGTTATGATCGAAATCCGCAAAACCGAGGCCTTTGCTAAGTGGCTCGATGGCTTGCGTGACCTCCGGGGCCGGGCTCGCATTCAGGTGCGGATCGAGCGTCTGGCGACGGGGAATCCGGGGGACGTGAGGCCGGTTGGCGAAGGAGTCTCAGAGCTGCGGATCGATTATGGACCCGGCTACCGTGTGTATTATACGCACAGGGGACAAGCATTGGTCATGTTGCTTGCTGGCGGAGACAAGCGCACCCAAGCCGGCGACATCGAGGCTGCCTTGCGATTCGCTCGCAATCTATAGGAGCTATTATGCCAAAGACAAAGACCACACGCTACGATGTTGCCGAGCATCTCCGTACACCTGAGGAAACGGCAGCATACCTGGAAGCTTGTTTTGAGGAGGCCAACGGTGATGCTGCTTTCATCGCCAAGGCTTTGGGGGATATCGCCCGCGCCAAAGGCATGTCTCAGGTAGCGAAGGATGCTGGCCTATCTCGTGAAAGCCTGTACAAGGCTCTTTCCGGGGAACGGACCCCGACCTTTGACACGATCCTCAAAGTAATAGGAGCGCTAGGATTGAGAATTCATGCTGAACCTGTTGCTGCAGATTCAAAGGCCGAACGCCTGCATCAACCTCAAGCGGATTAAAACCGGCAGTTTTTCCATTCGTGGTTGCTGCACAGATTATGCGATTCATTCGGCATAGCATGACAAAGAGGCAGGCCATGAAGAACAAAATTGAAATCCGAGCACTCAATCACGACGAAACTCTTGCAGTAATGAATGTGGAAAAATTCGATTTGCTGACATCCAGCTCC is a genomic window of Desulfatiglans anilini DSM 4660 containing:
- a CDS encoding type II toxin-antitoxin system RelE/ParE family toxin codes for the protein MIEIRKTEAFAKWLDGLRDLRGRARIQVRIERLATGNPGDVRPVGEGVSELRIDYGPGYRVYYTHRGQALVMLLAGGDKRTQAGDIEAALRFARNL
- a CDS encoding addiction module antidote protein, whose product is MPKTKTTRYDVAEHLRTPEETAAYLEACFEEANGDAAFIAKALGDIARAKGMSQVAKDAGLSRESLYKALSGERTPTFDTILKVIGALGLRIHAEPVAADSKAERLHQPQAD